The genomic window CTGGCACAGGGCGAAATCACCCCCGAGCAGTTCGAAGCCATCCGCAGAACCCTGCAGGATTGAAGCTCTGGGCAAGAAGGCAACCCTTCTTGCCCCTTTCCCATTCAGGTGTAGCATGAAACCCATGAGGCAAACCCTTTTGATTGTCGAGGACGAAGCCCGACTGGCCGAAATTCTGGAAGATTACCTCCGCAAAGAAGGCTTCCACACCGAACGGGCCAAAAACGGCATGCAGGCCCTTGAATTGTGGCGTGCAGCAAAGCCCGACATGATCCTGCTGGACCTGATGCTGCCTGTGCTGGACGGTCTGGAAGTGGCCCGTCGGGTTCGGTCTGAATCCGATGTGCCGATCATCATGCTGACCGCCCGAGACGATGAAGTGGACCGTCTGGTGGGTCTGGGGCTCGGGGCAGACGATTACGTGGTGAAACCTTACAGCCCCAGAGAGGTGGTTGCTCGGGTCAAGGCCGTGCTGCGCCGCACCCGTGGTCAGGTGATGGCCCCAGAGGTGTACCGTGCCGGTGTGCTGGAAGTGAACCTCGGGGCTTTTGAAGTGCTCTGTGAAGGAAAAGCGGTGGACCTCACCACCAGCGAAATCAAACTGCTGGCTTTGCTGGCAAAGGAACCGAACCGTGTGCGCCAGAGGGCCGAACTCCTCGCGGTCACCGGAGACGCCTCGGGTTACGCCGACGAGCGCACGGTGGATGCCCACATCAAAAACATCCGCAAAAAGCTGGGTGAGCATGGGGAAGCCATCGAAACGGTGCGTGGCGTGGGCTACAAGCTTGTGGTGCACGGAAAAGGCCACTGATGTCTGACATGAAACCCGAGTGGAAAAGGTTGAAAGAAAAAAAGCCGTTTTGCCCTCCGCCTCACCTGCACCACGATCAGGATTTCCGCAAAGCCCGTCGCCACTGGCGGAGAATGCACCGCAAAGCGTGGGGTCTGCGAAAACGCCTGACGGTGTTCTTCGCGTTTGTGGCTCTGGCAGCGGTTTTCCTGAACACGTGGTTCATCCTGAATGGGGTGTTCAGTGCCCTGTTTCCAGATTCGGCGCAGCGGTTCGGGTCCCTGTTTTCCAAACTCGCAGAATTGAACGGCCCAGAGCATGAGCAGGCCCGAGAGGTGTTCAAACGCATCACCTCCACGGCTTTTCTGTCGGGTTTGTTTTCATTCATGCTGGCCTCTCTGGTGGCGGGGGTGGTCACCCGGATTTTCACGCACCCACTGGTGGTTCTGACCGAAGGGGCGAGGCGCATGGAAAGGGGGGAGAGGGGCCTCAAAATGCGCCTCCCACACATGCAAAGCGAACTGCGCACCCTCACAGAGGCCTTCAACAGCCTGTCCAGTGGTCTGGCACGGCAAGAAGCGTGGAGGCGCAATCTGGTTGCAGACATCGCCCATGACCTGAGGACCCCTCTGGCGGTGTTGCGCTCCGAAGTGGAAGCCATGCAGGACGGGGTGATCCCCACCGATGGACCTGCCTTGGACCGCCTTCACCATCAGGTGATGCTGCTCTCACAACTGGTGACCGACCTGCGCACCCTGTCTCTGGCCGAAAGTGGGGGCCTGACCCTGAAACCCGAGCAGGTGAAGCTCCAGCCTTTCCTGAATGGCGTGATGCAGGCCTACGAGCACCGTGCTGGAGAGATGGGTTTGCAGGTGCTGCTGTCCACAGTTCCCCCTTCTTTGACTGCCACGTTTG from Deinococcus misasensis DSM 22328 includes these protein-coding regions:
- a CDS encoding response regulator transcription factor, producing MRQTLLIVEDEARLAEILEDYLRKEGFHTERAKNGMQALELWRAAKPDMILLDLMLPVLDGLEVARRVRSESDVPIIMLTARDDEVDRLVGLGLGADDYVVKPYSPREVVARVKAVLRRTRGQVMAPEVYRAGVLEVNLGAFEVLCEGKAVDLTTSEIKLLALLAKEPNRVRQRAELLAVTGDASGYADERTVDAHIKNIRKKLGEHGEAIETVRGVGYKLVVHGKGH
- a CDS encoding sensor histidine kinase, with the protein product MSDMKPEWKRLKEKKPFCPPPHLHHDQDFRKARRHWRRMHRKAWGLRKRLTVFFAFVALAAVFLNTWFILNGVFSALFPDSAQRFGSLFSKLAELNGPEHEQAREVFKRITSTAFLSGLFSFMLASLVAGVVTRIFTHPLVVLTEGARRMERGERGLKMRLPHMQSELRTLTEAFNSLSSGLARQEAWRRNLVADIAHDLRTPLAVLRSEVEAMQDGVIPTDGPALDRLHHQVMLLSQLVTDLRTLSLAESGGLTLKPEQVKLQPFLNGVMQAYEHRAGEMGLQVLLSTVPPSLTATFDPAQITRVLNNLLENAVHYARGPIEIQARTTGPEVRISVRDHGPGIPDEALERVFERFYKGDFSRTRQKREDGGSGLGLPIARAIVEAHGGTLEAGNHPEGGAVFTLILPL